The nucleotide sequence CTGGAGGTATCGGCTCGATTCAATACGGAGGCATTGCTCACGGGGATAACATGAAGTCGGCGACGATTTTGACGGTGGAAGCTGAGCCACGCCTGCGGAAATTTGAAGAGACGGATTGTCTCAAAGCCCTTCATACTTATGGAACGACGGGAATATTGGTTGAGGCAGAAATGCGCCTTGGGGAGAAGAAAGACTACCAACAGATTATCGCGGTTGGAGATAGTTGGAAACAAGCGTCTGAATTTTGCGACGCGGTAGCTCGTGACAAAACCTTGGTGAAACGTCTGGTGACTGGGTTTGAACCCGAAGTCCCGGACTATTTCACACCCATAAAAGAGCACCTACCCAAAAATTGTTCGGCATCCTTTTTCCTTATCGAAGTGTCTCAGGCTGAGGAATTGAAGGCACGCGCTGAAGCCGTGGGTATGAAGATCACGTTTGATCAACCGCTCTCGGATCCGCCAGCGCCACCATACATCACAGACTACACCTGGAACCATACGACCTTGCACGCGCTCACGGTCGATCCGACCATTACCTACCTGCAGGTCGGTTTCGGCGACAATTGGCGGGAACAGGTGGCTCAGCTAAAGGAAAAATTTGGCCAAGAGTTCCTACTCCACTGCGAATGGGTTCTCTCCAATCCAAAGATGCAGGTCGATGCGGAGATTGTCGTAGGTGGACTGCCGATCATTCGCTACCGTGACCCGGAACAGCTGCAAGGCATGATCGACTATTGTTGGGAGATCGGCGTTTTCGTGGCAAATCCACATACGGACAAACTTGAGGAAGGCGGCGCGCATCCGGATATCGAAGAAAAACGGGCGCTTAAGGCCGAGTCAGATCCACAAGGGATCCTGAATCCTGGTAAGATGATAACCTACCCGGATAATCCTTTTGCCGCCTAGGCTAAACGTATGGATCCGTTCAATATTGTCTCATTCAAAGGGGTATCCAAGCGCTACGGCGAGGGCGCCTGGGTGTTGCGTGACATCAACCTAGAGGTCCAGAAAGGTGAGTTTATCTCATTGATCGGACCGAGTGGCTGTGGAAAGTCGACCGTTTTGAAGCTTATATCTGGACTGGCTACAATCAGTGATGGTGAGCTGGGCGTCGATGGGATGCTTCCCGATGATGCACGCGAGGAGATGGCCTTTGTCTTCCAGGAGCCTACTTTGATGCCCTGGCGTCGCGTTCTTGGAAATGTAGAGACTCTATTGAAGCTGAGAGGCGTGGAAAGGGTGAAACGTCAGGAGGTTTCTCGCGAGATGATCGATTTGGTGGGATTGTCCCATGCGGTTACTCAGTTTCCTCGTCAGCTCTCGGGAGGCATGAAAATGCGCGTTTCGATTGCGCGCGCTTTGACTGTAAATCCAGAGATCATCCTGATGGATGAACCCTTCGGTGCACTCGACGAAATGAGTCGCGATCGTCTAAATGAAGACCTGCTGGCTATTCGATCTAAGGAGGACTTTACGGCATTCTTTGTCACTCACTCAGTCGCCGAAGCTGTGTTCCTATCGACACGAATTGTAGTCCTCTCTGCTAACCCGGGACAGATCCACGAGGTGATTGATGTGCCTTTTGAATACCCACGCACGGCGGCGCT is from Opitutales bacterium and encodes:
- a CDS encoding FAD-binding oxidoreductase, with the translated sequence MLTDQAKAVPVPDSIIEEFESACGAINVKRDARTLEKLSKDYYWYSPILKPRLESLKADFAIKVDSLEMLTAAVKLAFKHRLPISIRGGGTGNYGQMIPLYGGVLLDLSRMDKIHSVEGGVVRCEPGAKLSKIEKVSRAAGYELRCMPSTWIKSSMGGFLCGGSGGIGSIQYGGIAHGDNMKSATILTVEAEPRLRKFEETDCLKALHTYGTTGILVEAEMRLGEKKDYQQIIAVGDSWKQASEFCDAVARDKTLVKRLVTGFEPEVPDYFTPIKEHLPKNCSASFFLIEVSQAEELKARAEAVGMKITFDQPLSDPPAPPYITDYTWNHTTLHALTVDPTITYLQVGFGDNWREQVAQLKEKFGQEFLLHCEWVLSNPKMQVDAEIVVGGLPIIRYRDPEQLQGMIDYCWEIGVFVANPHTDKLEEGGAHPDIEEKRALKAESDPQGILNPGKMITYPDNPFAA
- a CDS encoding ABC transporter ATP-binding protein translates to MDPFNIVSFKGVSKRYGEGAWVLRDINLEVQKGEFISLIGPSGCGKSTVLKLISGLATISDGELGVDGMLPDDAREEMAFVFQEPTLMPWRRVLGNVETLLKLRGVERVKRQEVSREMIDLVGLSHAVTQFPRQLSGGMKMRVSIARALTVNPEIILMDEPFGALDEMSRDRLNEDLLAIRSKEDFTAFFVTHSVAEAVFLSTRIVVLSANPGQIHEVIDVPFEYPRTAALRDEGAFHDLVIHASQSLRSVEHAAAEARKEAVVA